The bacterium region GTGGTGCGGCAGCTCGACCATCTCGACGAATTTGCCGTCGGGGCTCATGCCGGCGACCACCAGCCCGTTTTCGACCAGATCCGGCAGATACTTCTGGTTCACTTCATAGCGGTGCCGGTGACGCTCCGAGATGTTCTCCTGGCCGTAGATCGCCTGAGCCCGCGTGCCGCCGACCAGTCTGCAGGGATAGGCGCCGAGACGCATGGTGCCGCCCAGGTCTTCGACGCCGAGCAGGTCCCGGAGCTTGTAGATCACCGGATCCGGGGTCGACTCGACAAATTCGGTCGAGGCGGCGTGGCGGATGCCGCAGACGTTGCGCGCGTATTCGACGACCATCAGCTGCATGCCCCAACAGATGCCAAAGCACGGCACCCTCTGTTCGCGGGCATAGCGGATGGCGTGCATCTTGCCTTCCGAGCCGCGCTTGCCGAAACCGATCGGCACCACGATGCCGTCGACCTCGAAGATCTCGTGCGGCCACTGGCCCTCCTCGATCTCCTCGGCCGAGATGTAGACCAGCTCGGTCCGGGCGTCGTTGGCGATGCCGCCATGAATCAGCGCCTCGTTCAGGCTCTTGTAGGCGTCGGCGAGATCGACGTATTTGCCGACGATGCCGATCCGCACCGTGTCCGCCGGGTTCTTGTACCGGCGCACCAGGGCTTCCCACTGCGACATGTCGCGCTGGTCGTGGGCCAGGTTCAGCAGCTCGATCAACCGTTCGTCGAGACCCTCGCGGCAGAACGCCAGCGGCACCTCGTAGATCCACTCGACGTCGCGGGCGGCGATCACCCGGTCGACCGAGACGTTGCAGAACAGCGCGATCTTGCGTCGCAGCTCGTCGGGCAGCGGCCGGTCGACCCGGCAAAGCACGATGTCCGCGGCGATACCGATGTCGCGCAACGCGCGCACCGAGTGCTGGGTCGGCTTGGTCTTGAGCTCGTCGGCGGCGGCGATGTAAGGCACCAGCGTCAGGTGGAT contains the following coding sequences:
- a CDS encoding CTP synthase, whose translation is VTDDGAETDLDLGHYERFTHSVTSKRHNFTTGKIYEAVINKERRGDYLGKTVQVIPHVTDEIKDCMRRLAEGHDVVIVEIGGTVGDIESLPFLEAIRQLRQELGRYNAVDIHLTLVPYIAAADELKTKPTQHSVRALRDIGIAADIVLCRVDRPLPDELRRKIALFCNVSVDRVIAARDVEWIYEVPLAFCREGLDERLIELLNLAHDQRDMSQWEALVRRYKNPADTVRIGIVGKYVDLADAYKSLNEALIHGGIANDARTELVYISAEEIEEGQWPHEIFEVDGIVVPIGFGKRGSEGKMHAIRYAREQRVPCFGICWGMQLMVVEYARNVCGIRHAASTEFVESTPDPVIYKLRDLLGVEDLGGTMRLGAYPCRLVGGTRAQAIYGQENISERHRHRYEVNQKYLPDLVENGLVVAGMSPDGKFVEMVELPHHPWYLGCQFHPEYKSRPTDPHPLFVSYIGAALEEKRRRREHPERAKERAEVPAVKALA